A single region of the Psychrobacter alimentarius genome encodes:
- a CDS encoding TIGR00730 family Rossman fold protein gives MQMNINNDTYEVITSQDIHNIEQAVDKSALSMPLVAVYCGSRLGNSEVYEQAARELGLALAENGLGLVYGGASIGLMGAVADEVIQNGAQAVGVIPTFMLKHEIAHEQLTRLHLTDTMHTRKTVMAEYADAFITLPGGLGTLEEIMEIATWRQLYQHEKPMIILNINGFYDRMIEHLKHTTEQGFMKQEDLDRLVVCNTIGDAIDLLKTVVKIHDEVDTEKMAGSES, from the coding sequence TGAGCAAGCGGTGGATAAATCGGCATTGTCCATGCCATTGGTAGCGGTCTACTGTGGGTCACGTTTGGGTAATAGCGAAGTCTATGAGCAGGCCGCACGCGAGCTTGGTTTGGCTTTGGCAGAAAATGGCTTAGGTTTGGTTTATGGCGGCGCTAGCATCGGGCTGATGGGTGCCGTCGCGGATGAAGTTATCCAAAACGGTGCACAAGCGGTTGGGGTCATTCCAACGTTTATGCTTAAGCACGAAATCGCACATGAACAGCTGACCCGTCTGCATTTGACAGATACCATGCACACCCGTAAGACCGTCATGGCAGAGTACGCCGATGCTTTTATTACGTTGCCAGGTGGACTTGGCACGCTAGAAGAGATTATGGAGATTGCCACATGGCGTCAGTTGTACCAACACGAAAAGCCAATGATTATCCTAAATATCAACGGCTTCTATGATCGTATGATTGAGCATTTAAAACATACCACTGAACAAGGCTTTATGAAGCAAGAAGATCTTGACCGTTTGGTGGTTTGTAACACCATTGGTGACGCGATTGATTTACTCAAAACAGTTGTAAAGATACATGACGAAGTGGATACAGAAAAAATGGCAGGTAGCGAAAGCTGA